A single window of Paenibacillus sp. SYP-B4298 DNA harbors:
- a CDS encoding alpha/beta hydrolase — protein sequence MQHQELELATADGQRLYAQQWLPQGIDIRGVVCLVHGMGEHSGRYHGVAEVLTAAGWMVMAHDQRGHGRSGGKRGHAEVSLLTEDAVALVKLAEEQQPHVPRFLYGHSMGGNVALSCALRRQPAIAGVILTSPWLRLAFEPPAPKLWAGGLMSRMWPSFSLSTGLREVARAQGLKENIMADELSHDRISARMFFSLYQEGEWMLRHAAQLQVPLLLVHGNQDYITSHAASHMMAQTAPGCTFISVACPQHELHHSERKEELFGALLKWLDQVAEQ from the coding sequence ATGCAGCATCAGGAGTTGGAGCTGGCAACGGCAGACGGGCAGCGGCTCTATGCGCAGCAATGGCTGCCGCAGGGCATAGACATACGCGGAGTCGTCTGCCTCGTACATGGTATGGGCGAGCATAGCGGGCGCTACCATGGTGTTGCCGAGGTATTGACAGCGGCGGGCTGGATGGTGATGGCGCATGATCAGCGCGGGCATGGGCGATCGGGTGGCAAGCGCGGCCATGCCGAGGTGTCACTGCTTACAGAGGATGCTGTGGCGCTGGTCAAGCTGGCGGAGGAGCAGCAGCCTCATGTACCTCGCTTCTTGTATGGTCATAGCATGGGAGGAAACGTAGCACTCAGTTGTGCACTGAGGCGCCAGCCGGCGATTGCAGGGGTAATATTGACCAGTCCTTGGCTGCGTCTGGCATTCGAGCCGCCGGCTCCCAAGCTGTGGGCGGGCGGGCTGATGTCACGGATGTGGCCCTCCTTCTCCTTGTCGACAGGGCTGCGGGAGGTAGCGCGCGCGCAAGGTCTGAAGGAGAATATTATGGCGGATGAGCTGTCACATGATCGCATCTCGGCGCGCATGTTCTTCTCGCTGTATCAGGAGGGCGAATGGATGCTGCGCCATGCCGCGCAGCTTCAAGTGCCGCTGTTATTGGTCCATGGGAATCAAGATTATATTACCTCGCATGCGGCTAGCCACATGATGGCACAGACGGCTCCGGGCTGTACCTTCATCTCCGTTGCTTGCCCGCAGCATGAGCTCCACCATTCCGAACGCAAGGAGGAGCTCTTCGGCGCGTTGCTGAAATGGCTGGATCAAGTGGCAGAACAGTAA